In Candidatus Wallbacteria bacterium, the genomic stretch CTGATCGGACTCTGTGAGGGACTGATCACTGTTTTCGTGATGAAAGCATTGGCTAGACCTGCTCTACGGGTTCCTGCAATCGACGCAACACCGTACAATCTCAGGAGACTGGTAATGTTCGGGCTGCTGATCAGTGCGGGTTTAGCTGTTTTCGTCGCTCCCTGGGCCTGTCCCTGGCCTGACGGACTGGAAAAAGTGGCTGAGAATCATGGTTTCATCAGCAATAGCGTCAGTAATCCCTTTTTCACTTCCCCATTCGCAGATTACACTCTGTCATGTCTGAAAACCCCGGGAGTTTCAATTGCAGCTGCCGGTTTTATCGGAATATTGACTGCCTTTGCCTGTTCCTATTTTCTGGCTGTGTTTGTATCCTCTGGGACTGAAAAAAATCAAAAAAAGAGTCACCCTTGATTTGCATTAAAACAAGTGTATGCTTGACAGATTTAATATTTGATGTTAATCTTGGCAAATGATAAACCGTAATCTTGAACCAACGATCATCAAATATGCTGAGGAATATCCTGTTCTCGCAATAGTAGGGCCAAGGCAGAGTGGAAAGACTACACTTGCCGGAAAAGTATTCCCTGAGCATGGCTATGTTTCGCTTGAAAATCTGGACGATCGTTCCTCTGCCATGGAAGATCCCAGGGGTTTTCTCAGCGATCATCCGGCACCACTGATCATCGATGAAATCCAGAGAGTTCCAGCTCTTTTCTCTTACCTTCAGGAAGAGGCGGACAAAACAGCGCTGCCCGCACGCTATGTCCTCACCGGTTCCCAACAGTTCCTGCTCATGGAAAAAATATCACAAAGCCTGGCCGGTAGAATCGTTTACTTCAGGTTGTTTCCATTCACCTGCAATGAGCTATACTGGCCGCATATCGATAAAACCATCAAAGGGATCATTACACCCGGAAACAAGGACCGACACATGGCTGTTCCCGATACCCACGGAGTCATTTTCAAAGGAATGTATCCCAGAATTCACGACAGGTCCCTTACACCGACCAAGTGGCTTGAAAATTATGTTTCAACTTATGTGGAAAGGGATATCCGGCAGCTTGTCAATGTGAGTGATCTGCGGACTTTCGAGAATTTTCTGAAGCTGACCGCAGCCCAGGCCGGGCAGTTGTTTAATTGTTCTTCAATCTCGAACAGCCTGGGAGTCAGCGTACCTACAGTCAAAAGATGGCTCTCTTTGTTAGAGACAAGCGGCATTGTCTT encodes the following:
- a CDS encoding ATP-binding protein encodes the protein MINRNLEPTIIKYAEEYPVLAIVGPRQSGKTTLAGKVFPEHGYVSLENLDDRSSAMEDPRGFLSDHPAPLIIDEIQRVPALFSYLQEEADKTALPARYVLTGSQQFLLMEKISQSLAGRIVYFRLFPFTCNELYWPHIDKTIKGIITPGNKDRHMAVPDTHGVIFKGMYPRIHDRSLTPTKWLENYVSTYVERDIRQLVNVSDLRTFENFLKLTAAQAGQLFNCSSISNSLGVSVPTVKRWLSLLETSGIVFILPPHHRNFGKRVVKTPKIYFVDSGLLCFLLSIRKPDELKNHPLYGNIFENFVISEFYKRIFHIGEMPPLYFWRDRLGNEIDLAVDLGELLYPIEIKSSRTFSPALSHGLKKWMNLAVGQTGEGLVVYDGEKRFGRSSSIATVPWWMI